Within the Mycobacteriales bacterium genome, the region AAGGCGAAGGCGGCGTTGAGGAAAGCGGCCGCGAGCGCCGCCGCGGTCGCGACGATGCCGAGCGCGGTCAGCCCGGTGAGGTAGCCGACAGCCGCAACGGCTGCGAAGCCGAAGCCGACGAGCTGGGCGAACCGGGGCGGGGCCTCCGCCTCCAGCTCGTGCGGGGGGCCGAGGCGGGGGCGGATCAGCGCCCGGTAGAGCAGCCCGTAGGGGGCGTAGCGCAGCCCGGCGAACGCGCCGATCGCGAACACCGCCGCCTGGGCGGCGAGCAGCGGGCCGCTACCGGTGACCAGGCCGGCGGCCAGGACGACGCTGGTGATCGCCGCCCCGATCCGGGGGCCGCGCGGGTCGATATAGGTCGGGGACATGGTGCTCCTGACGGGGCGTTTCGGATGTGGCGCCGCGGCGAACTCGCGCCGGCGGACGCCCGGGCGTCAGGAAGGGCGACAGAGGCAGGTGGCCACGCGACACAGGTCGACCGCGCGCCGTTTCACCAGCCTCGTCGTGGAATACACGAGACCCATAATAGGTAAATGTCGGGCCGCCGGCAAACGCAGGCTGCCCGGCCGCGCAAGGGGCCGACCGACTCGGCGCGGGGCGCCGCCCGGCTGGTCGCCGACGCCATCCTCACCGCGATCACCGCTGGATGCGAGCGGGCTGCGGGTGCCACGGGGCCGGTTCGGCGTTCTATGGAACGGCGCTGAGCGCCGTGGGTGGAACAGCCGGGCAGACCGGAGGCTCA harbors:
- a CDS encoding DUF4395 domain-containing protein, producing MSPTYIDPRGPRIGAAITSVVLAAGLVTGSGPLLAAQAAVFAIGAFAGLRYAPYGLLYRALIRPRLGPPHELEAEAPPRFAQLVGFGFAAVAAVGYLTGLTALGIVATAAALAAAFLNAAFAFCLGCEVHLLLTRALHRPTTRRFIPTTSKGVPA